gtgtgtgtgtgcgcgtgtgtgtgtgtgtatgcacatgtggtACAGGTTGGGGATGAGTTATTTGAAATATACCTTAAATCTTCCCTtcaaatacaaaatcaatttaCCTCAACGTCTTACCAGGTCCCTTccactagtctttttttttttttttttcaagaaaagtaaGTGATAAAAGATCTACAAGTCATTAAAgtggattttgttgtttttaacctgtcccttattttatttccaaCTCCTGCCTAATAAGACATCTCTCCTACCTGTCTTCATCTGGATAAGCTCATCTTATTTTTGCCTGAAATTGTTGTAAATGCCTATGTCTAGTAGATTTGGGGAAACTTGGATCTCAATGAGTAATAGCATCTCAGTTGTTTATGAGTGCCATGGATTTCTTTTGGCTTGTTTACAGTTCCCAAGTGTCAGCAAGGTTAGCAACCCATCTGGGAATATAAACGGCATTTTCACAAGCTGGTGTTGGCTGTCTGCACAAAGATAAACTGAATTCTTAATTACCACTAAAGTAGATGCTAATGGATTTTCCTGTTTTACAGCTTTCATCTCTAACTTTACCTGTAAGTTTAAGACCCCGACAACTTAGATTCGGCTTTGCTGTTGGGTCCTCGTGTTTCTTTCTTAAGTCTCAGTGACAGCTACAGAATCTCACAAAGGTAAAATGTATTTCTGGAAAAACATCCAAAAGCAGATGCCAGATTTATTTCCGTGAAGATCAGAATCCTGTCAAAGAATGGAGGTAGTAAGTACAAGTGCTGTTTGCTAATTCTTTGCTCCGCCTGAACAGGTTCTTCATCTGGACGGTGTCCCGGGGAGGGCCCCTGAGGAGCCCAGAACTGTAACCCCGGGAGGACCTCACTGCTGGAACTCCCAGGAATGCCCGGGTAGGTACTGGTAATCCTGAAGCCCTCACACCTAAGCCCTCACAGCAACACCTCATTGGTTAATGAAACCGATGGGCTAAGTGTACAAGTAAGTGCTTGCGGTGTGTTTCACTACGCTAGTAACCGGTTTAGACAAAGACCCAGAAAACGTATGAAAATACACAACCTAGCCATCCAGTCAGGAAGGAGGGTAGATGTTGCCTGTGCCCTTTGCTCTGATTGGGACTGGAATCGTGAGGAAAGCAATCTCCTGATCCCCACTCCCGCTTAATCGAGAGGGACAAGATTAAGCAGACATTGTGAATACGTAAGGTATAAAAGATGGATGGGGCCGGATTCCTGTGCCCTGACCTCCTCCGCACACAGATTGTATCACCTCCACCTGGCTCCCTAGACTAGGGAGATTAGGGTCTGTCTAGGTCTTGGGCCTCAGAGTCCGTTTGGCAATGAACCATAATAACACCGTTGCACCCAAAGCCACTCCTAGGatagctggtgtgtgtgtgtgtgtgtgtgtgtgtgtgtgtgtgtgtgtgtgtgttttgttctgttgttggttttttttttttggtctcaattCATATACGTAATTTTCTCTCCAAACGAGCTCTCACCGTGCACAGTTTTGAATCCTTTCAAAATGTATCTGCtgtgtctttaaatatttggtgtgTCGAGGGGGCTTCGATGGCAGTGCCCATAATTTAAAACCAGATTTTGCTACTTTGCATCTCAGGAGGTGCGGGGCTCACTCCCCCTGTCCCCACCATCTGCGGGTGGTCCCCCGCCCCGGGCCGGACGGGGTCGCGCGGCGGGAACTCGCGCGGGGGCTCGAAGCGCCGGGTGCGCTCCCACGCGGCGGGGGGGAGCCTCTCGCaggccgcgcccccgcccccgcccgccctggccccgccccgcgcccgcccgccctcccGGCGCGCATTGGAGCCGCGGGCTGTCGCTCCCGGCTCTCTGGGGAGGGGGCGCCGCGGGCTGCGGTCCCACTGCAGAGGGTTGTTCACTGCGGGAACGACCGAGGCTTCCCGGCTTCCTGGGCGCCCGGCCCCGCGAGCCGCCCCCTGACCTCGGCAGCAGGGTCGCCGGGGACCCCCGCGCCCTCGGTAAGTGAGGGACGGCGAGggggtggcagggaagggggtCTGGGCCAGGGTCAGGTCCTCTGGCCGCCCGCGCGGCGGGGTGGGCGCCCACAACCGGGGCCCCCGAGGTGGCCGGGGTAAGAACCGGGAGGGTCGTCCGTCCGCCCGCATCTCCAGCCAGCGGCCACCCTGGTCAGCTGTGCCCACCCGCCCTCTCCGCGTTACAGCTCGTCCTGGCAGCAGGGGTTGCGGGGACCGCTTGCCCTTCCTTACCCTCATTTGAGAGGAATGTGATTTGGGGCCCCTGGCCATTCTGTTTGTGCAGACAGCCTGAAGCTGGGCTATCTGTCCCACGCCCCCGGCACTTTCCTTTTTGAGTTCTTTATCG
This window of the Prionailurus viverrinus isolate Anna chromosome B3, UM_Priviv_1.0, whole genome shotgun sequence genome carries:
- the LOC125168133 gene encoding uncharacterized protein LOC125168133; translated protein: MQKWIYTGLLEAEDGERRCPACFYTFALEKPGGKERAPARKAANLSQGRMRTTRLPPEEGGSFGWTRLVAGAGAHDKELKKESAGGVGQIAQLQAVCTNRMARGPKSHSSQMRVRKGKRSPQPLLPGRAVTRRGRVGTADQGGRWLEMRADGRPSRFLPRPPRGPRLWAPTPPRGRPEDLTLAQTPFPATPSPSLTYRGRGGPRRPCCRGQGAARGAGRPGSREASVVPAVNNPLQWDRSPRRPLPREPGATARGSNARREGGHSRYILKGFKTVHGESSFGEKITYMN